The Micromonospora krabiensis genome window below encodes:
- a CDS encoding metal-sulfur cluster assembly factor — protein sequence MSDETTMATPATGGGKAAVADIEEAMKDVVDPELGINVVDLGLVYGVHVDDENVVTLDMTLTSAACPLTDVIEDQARQALTTGPGGGLVNDIRINWVWLPPWGPDKITDEGREQLRSLGFNV from the coding sequence ATGAGCGACGAGACCACCATGGCGACGCCGGCGACCGGCGGTGGCAAGGCCGCCGTCGCCGACATCGAAGAGGCGATGAAGGACGTCGTCGACCCGGAGCTGGGCATCAACGTGGTCGACCTCGGCCTGGTGTACGGGGTGCACGTCGACGACGAGAACGTGGTCACCCTGGACATGACGCTCACGTCGGCGGCCTGCCCGCTGACCGACGTCATCGAGGACCAGGCGCGGCAGGCGCTGACCACCGGCCCCGGCGGGGGGCTGGTCAACGACATCCGGATCAACTGGGTGTGGCTGCCGCCGTGGGGGCCCGACAAGATCACTGACGAGGGTCGCGAGCAGTTGCGCTCACTGGGCTTCAACGT